A single genomic interval of Ruminococcus sp. NK3A76 harbors:
- a CDS encoding RNA polymerase sigma factor: MTEKEFISCYNEYFDMVWRICYVELSGRRHDVEDAVSDSFLKLYKSYSGSVNDRERLKAWLIVTTQNTCRSMLRLAYRRVISLDEHIAAAGEPAAPEQGGELAEALSHMGDTERSVMMLYYYFGYSAAEISQMLDMKEGTVYSTLSRGRKRLAALLKGGEDDAG; the protein is encoded by the coding sequence ATGACGGAAAAGGAATTTATATCCTGCTATAATGAATATTTTGATATGGTGTGGAGGATATGCTATGTCGAGCTCTCGGGCAGGCGGCATGATGTTGAGGACGCTGTGTCTGACTCGTTTTTGAAGCTCTACAAGAGCTACTCGGGCAGCGTGAATGACAGAGAGCGGCTCAAAGCCTGGCTGATTGTCACCACGCAGAACACCTGCCGCTCGATGCTGCGGCTGGCGTACAGGCGTGTGATAAGCCTTGATGAGCACATAGCAGCCGCAGGCGAGCCGGCAGCCCCCGAGCAGGGCGGCGAGCTTGCAGAAGCGCTCTCGCACATGGGAGACACCGAGCGCAGCGTGATGATGCTCTACTACTATTTCGGGTATTCGGCAGCAGAGATATCGCAGATGCTTGATATGAAGGAGGGTACGGTCTATTCGACCCTCAGCCGTGGCAGAAAAAGGCTTGCGGCACTTTTGAAAGGAGGAGAGGACGATGCAGGATAA